CACACCGACGCGGCCGTCGCCCTCGACCTCTCCGCCCACCGCGAGCGCTTCGCGGACGCGCCCGAGACTCTCCCTCGGTCGGGAGTCGACGACCTCCAGTCCGACCTCCGGGAGTACTGCCGGAAGCGAGGGTTCATCGACGGTGGGCGACTCCTCTCCCTCGACGACACCTACCTCGCCGCCCGCGAACTGCTGGAGGCCGTCGACTGCTTCGAGCGGCTGCGAGACCCGACCGACGCCGACCGCGAGTACCTCCTCGGCCTGCTCGCCGGCGCGGACGAAGGCGAGCGACCGCCGGCCGGCGAGGTCCCGAACGCGCTCCGGGAAGCCCGCGGGATGGCGGCCGTGCGCGCGGTCGAGGCGTACCGCAGCGACGCGCTCGACTTCCTCGACGAACTCGAAGCCGACGCCGGACCGGACTCCAACGGCGAGCGTGACGCCGGACCGGACTCCAACGGCGAGCGTGACGACGGCGCCCCGGCGGTCGCGGTCGGGGGGGAGAATCCCGCGGCCAGAATCGCTCCCGCGCGCGACGCCTTCGAGCGCCTCCGCGACCGCGTCACGCGCGTCGACGCGCTCGGCGGCGACGTGTCGCCCGCGGCCGCGGACGCCCTCGTCGAGGCCGTCGGCGCGCTGGGGGAGTACGTCCGGGCGGGCGAGGAGTCTGCGCTGGCGACCGCCGACGACCTGATCGCCCGCGCGAGCGTCGACGACCTCGACCCGACGGATCGCTGAGGCCGACCGAACCGCCCGTTCGGGAGACGGACCGAGTCGCCCGTCCGGACCGGTGCCCTCACGCAGCGTCCGGCGCGACCACCCGGTTCGAGAGCGTGCCGACCCCCTGGTAAGTGATCTCGACGCGCTCGCCCGGCTCGACGAGTCCGGGGTTCGCGGGGCTGCCGAAGGCGACACAGTCGCCCGACTCGAACGTGAACCGCTTCGAGAGGTACGAAACTACCTCGTGCGGGCCGAACAGCATCAGTTCGGTGTTGGCGTCCTGCCGCGTCTCGCCGCCGACCGTCGTCTCGATGTCGAGTCCCGTCGGGTCCACGTCGGTCTCGATCCACGGGCCGAGCGGCGCCGACCCGTCGAACGCCTTGCGCGCGGTCCGGCCCTGCTGGTCGAGCGCGTCGACGTCGTTCATGACCGTGTAGCCGCGCACGACGTCGGGCACGTCCGCGGGCGCGAGGTCGCGACAGCGCTCGTCGATCACCGCGACCAGTTCGCCGGCGTAGGTCAGTTCGTCGGTCCACTCCGGATACCGAATCGCCTCGCCGTGCGCGAGCAGGCTCGTCGGCGGCTTGACGAAGAAGTCCGGCTCCTCGGGCCGCTCGTAGTCCATCTGGTCGAGCGTCTCGGCGTAGTTCCGGCCGACGCAGTACAGCGCGCTGGGGTCACACGGCGGGAGCAGCCGCCCGTCGCGGCCGACCTCGTAGCGGCCGTCGTCGGTGACGACCGCGCCGTCGTCGTAGCGCCCGGCGACGGGACCGTCCGGCGTGATCAGTCGAGCGAGTCGCATGCGGACACGTGCGCGCTGCGTCCTGAAAAGGATCGGTGACGTACAGTCGATGACGAGCGACCCATGGCGAGCGAACGACGGCGAGCGACCGAGTTCAGTCGCCGGCGTCGCCCGAGTCGACACCGATCACGACGCCCGACCGAATCTCCAGAGCGGTCTCGAACTCCGCCCGCCGGTCACTCCCGGAGCCGATCCGTTCCACTTCGGCCTCGTGCGCGCGGACTACGGCGTCGCGCTCGCGCTCGGAGAGTCCGACGCGCTCGCCGACC
The sequence above is a segment of the Halorubrum sp. 2020YC2 genome. Coding sequences within it:
- a CDS encoding fumarylacetoacetate hydrolase family protein; the encoded protein is MRLARLITPDGPVAGRYDDGAVVTDDGRYEVGRDGRLLPPCDPSALYCVGRNYAETLDQMDYERPEEPDFFVKPPTSLLAHGEAIRYPEWTDELTYAGELVAVIDERCRDLAPADVPDVVRGYTVMNDVDALDQQGRTARKAFDGSAPLGPWIETDVDPTGLDIETTVGGETRQDANTELMLFGPHEVVSYLSKRFTFESGDCVAFGSPANPGLVEPGERVEITYQGVGTLSNRVVAPDAA